The DNA sequence TTATTGTTTTCTGACCATCAGCAGAAAGGTAATATACACCACCGCCATCAATGGAAACCCACTTGTAATTTCCTTCATCTACTGCAATCTGGAGAATAGCTGATTCTCTGAAAAGCTCTTCACCCAGTCCGTTTTGTTCTATGACTATAGGTTCTACCTCAGGCTGTGGGGTTTTTATTTCAGACGTAGCGTTAGACATAATCCTTAAACCTCCATCTGTACCGATCCATGCATCTCCGGACTTATCAAATGCTACAGATAAGATTCCTCCTGAACTGTTAAATCCATTAGCAGAACCCAGAATATAATCTGAATCATCAGAAAGGTTGGTTGCATTTTTATAGTCATATACCCAAAAGTTATTAGATCTCGGCAGTGGAGTCCATAACATATTTTCATGATAAACAGTCTTTTGGATACCATCACTGGCAAGAACTATTTTCTTTATAAGAAAGTCATCAGAGGCTTTATCATAGATTCCTATGGAAGGGTTTCCGTCATTAAATCCAAAAGAAACAAAAAGGTTGTTCTGAGTATCTGTTGCAAAACCTACAGGACGTCTGAGGTATGGCTGTGCCCCCAGATTATAATATTTTACCAGTTCAAAATCTTTGCTTGTTGCATTGTATTTCATTTTATACACCCCGTTATCCAGCATTGTATAATTGGTAAAGAGAACTTCATTACTGTTATAAGGACTTATGATAGCATCCAACACATTGATGAAGATTGGGCGGTTGGGATTACTTTTATTAAAGAATGAAGGATAAATCCAATCTGTCCCGTTGAAATAGTAAAATCCAGGTTCTTGCGGCTGAATAAACGGATGGTTATAGTTATTTGCTCTGGCACCAGAAGAAACCAGAAGCTGATTATTATCAAAAAGATTAATATTATAGGCAAAATTGAAGTAAGGACCTGATGGTTTAAAAGTATTGTTACTTTCATCCTTGATCCCTGATAATACAGTTCCTCCAAAGATTTTTCCACCAGCTGTTATGGCAGTGTTGCATTCCTCTCCAAGGCTTACCGCATTTTGTGATACTCCATTGATTCCGTAGGTATATACCCGGTTGTCAGTAACAATAATATTATTTGATGTGATAACGAGGTCACGGATATTTTCGAAACTTGTAGGAAGTTGTGTAGGAGTACCGTTGTTATAAAAATAAGCCGCTGTTGCGGATGAATATACCAGCTCAGATTCTGAGTCTATATGTTTGAATGCGCCTGGAGCTTCCGTAGTCCATGTAGAATATACCGGGAAGGTAGTATTCATTTGATGGCTTTTCAATCCGGTATCTGTTACAGAATATACTTTATTCCCGAATATGGTGGCTTCATTACTTGCCTGATAAACACCACCAGTAAGAAAAAATGCAGAATCACCAAATTCTTTATTCTGAAGGTTAAATATAGAAACTCCATACCCAACAGAAATGACAGCCTGGTTTCCGGTTATAGAAATATGATTGATTTTTTTATTTCCGTTATAGCCGGCAGCAATAGGAATATCAACAATATATTTGATTTCCTGCGGAGTGATAACGTCCATGGAGCCGTTTTCATACCCAATAAGCCCTGTTTTAGTCTGTGGGTTGTAATCGAAGGCTGTTATACCAATATTATGCAGACCATTAGCTTTGGACAACTTCGTAATTTCTCCTGTTGATATTGTATAATAGAATATTCCGTTTTCTGTAGCTGCAATGATTTTCCCATTGTCTTCTTTCATAGCTAAGACTTTGTTGTAGGAAAATAAATCTGCCCATTTTTTTGAAGAAATGACCTGCGCTTTTGTAAACTGCAGGGATGCTAAAATACCAAGAGAAATTATAGAGAGTTTTTTCATATTATGCGGTTATGCTATGCTGCTGTCTATTGCCTGATTGTTCCAGGAAATATGCTGTACGTTTTTGTTTGTATCAAAATAAAAATCTATTCTACCCAAAAGAAGACCTGCCCATCCTACCTGATTGACAAGGACATTTTTGCCCTGTCTGTTGGTATAAGATTGAGGTTCCGGTAAAAATGTATGCGTATGGCCTCCCAGAATAATATCAATATTTTCTGTGCTGGCCGCTAAAATTTTATCACTTATTTTATTCGGTTCATCTTTATAATCATAACCGATGTGTGAAAGACAAATCACAAGATCACATTTCTGATCTTTTTTAAGAAAATTGGAATAATGCTGTGCTACATCCACCGGATCGGAATAAACGGTTTCCCCATACTGTTTTTTACCTACAAGGCCGTCCAGCTGAATTCCCACCCCGAAAATTCCTACTTTGATTCCATTTTTGTTGAAAATCTTATAAGGGGAAATCTTCCCGTCAAGAATTGTATTTTTAAAATCATAATTGGAACAGATAAAAGGAAACTTCGCATTGGGAAGTACTTTTAAAAATCCATCAAGACCATTATCAAAATCATGATTCCCCATGGTAGAGGCATCATATTTCATCATGGACATTAATTTAAACTCCAGTTCTCCTCCGAAGAAATTGAAATAAGGAGTTCCCTGGAAAATATCTCCTGAATCAAGAAGCAGTACATTGCTTTCCTGATTTCTGATCTGCTGAATTAAGCTCGCCCTTCTTGCAAAACCTCCCTGATTAGGATTCTTTGTATAGCTTGCATCGAAAGGTTCAATTCTGCTATGCTGGTCATTGGTATGAAGGATAGTCAGTTTATTTGCGGATTTTAAATCAAGAATTTTCAACTCTTCCGCCATCATCATATTGGGAGCTAAAGCCATTGCCAAAGATCCGCCTCCTATTGCTTTTAAAAAACTTTTTCTATCCATTACTTCTTCCCGATAAAATTTAAACGAACATCTGAATTTACTACAACTTCAGGAGTTTTCTTAAAATAATCAATAAACAGATCTCTCATTTTAATTCCTGTTGAGATAGATTCTCCTTTTGCAAAGAATTTCATATTGTCTCCTCCCAGTGCAAGATAGTCTGAAGTGGCAATATAATAATCTTTAGCAGGATCTACTGTTTTTCCGTTGATTAAAGATTTGATTACCTGCCCGTTATTGGTCTCAATATACAAGTGAGAAACAGGATTGTTGACCTGCGTTTTTGCATAATACTCAAAAAGCCCCTGTAAATCTGCTCCTTTCATTTTCACAATTACCACCTCATTTTCAAAAGGCATTACTTCAAATACATTTTTGAGTAAGATATCTCCCTTTCCGATAGTGGTACGGATTCCCCCGATATTGATCAAGGCTGCATCTACATTTTGCTTAAGATGAGTTTTTATCCATTCATTACCTCCTTCAAACGTATAGTCAGCTAAAAGATTACCCAGATTGCTGTTATCGCCCTGCTTGGTAAGATCTACATTGGTATGAGAGATCTTCTGGTTCATTTCTTTATCCAGTTTTTGCTTATAAGGTTCAATAAATTTTGCAAGCTCCTCATCATTTTTCAGCTCATTATTAATAGAAATATTTTTCTGGGTCTTTACATCCGCAAGTTGCAGCGTAGAAGCTGTTTTGCATGCTGTAAAGGTCGCCAGGGCAATTCCTATTAACAAGAATTTATTTTTCATAATATCTTTTAGTATATGCAAATATAACTATATGTATAATAAAACATTATTATTTATTACAAATTCTTACTGTAAATTATTAAATTTGACAAAAATAATTCTAACAGATGAGCATTTTAAAAGGAGTAGGTGTTGCATTGGTAACGCCCTTTAATGAAGATTTATCCGTTGACTTCGACAGTTTAACAAAACTAGTGGAGTACAATATCGAAAACGGAACCAATTATTTGGTAGTATTGGGTACTACGGCAGAAGCCGCAACGCTTTCTGCAGAAGAGAAGAAACAGGTAATTGAGCACATCATTAAGGTGAATAATAAACGTCTTCCTCTAGTTTTAGGGATTGGCGGCAACGATACTCTTGACGTCAAGAAACAGATTGAAGAAGCAGATCTTTCTGCATTTGAAGCAGTACTTTCAGTATCTCCTTATTACAATAAACCGAACCAGGAAGGTCTTTACCAGCACTATAAAATGTTAGCTTCCACAGGAAAAAATATTATTATTTATAATGTTCCTTCAAGAACCGGGCAAAACGTAGAAGCAGATACTACGCTTCGTCTTGCCAAAGAATTCCCTAATTTATTCCTGATTAAGGAGGCTTCACCTAATATTTTACAGTATTTTGATATTCTTAGAAAGAAACCTGAAGGCTTTTCATTGGTTTCCGGGGATGACGAATATACATTACCGGTAACACTGGCAGGAGGAGATGGTGTGATTTCAGTAATAGGACAAGCATATCCTAAAGAATTCTCTACCATGGTACAGCTGGCTTTTGAAGGAAAAGTGAAAGAAGCTTACGCAATTCACAATAAGCTGGTTGATATTACGCGTTTGATTTTTGCAGAAGGAAACCCTTGCGGTATTAAAGTAATACTTGCTGAAAAAGGGATTATTAAAAACTTCTTAAGACTTCCTTTGGTTGCTGCTTCAGAAGGTCTTCATGCCAAAATTAAAGCTGAAATGGCAAACATTTAATAATGAATTGAATTTTATATTACTTTAAAATTCAGCAGTTCATTTTGAAAAATATAAAGGGTGGAAAGTTTAGGCTTTTCACTTTTTTTAATCATAATAATATAATAAAATCATGAAATTAAGACAGGCAACAGCTGCAGATATTCCTTTAATTCAGGATCTGGCACGGAGATCATGGGAAAATGCCTATGCAGACATTCTTTCGACAGAACAGATGGAATTTATGCTTTCCGAAATGTATTCTGAAACAGAAATTCTGAATCACCTTCAGAATTCTCATTACCATTACTATCTTATTCAGGATGAGAATAATGATTCTTACGAAGGTTTTATCGGATATGAAAATCATTATGAAGAAAAAACAACTAAGCTGCACCGTATTTATCTGGTTCCGGAGAGTAAAGGAAAAGGATTCGGCAAAAAAGCACTTCAGTTTCTGCATGAGAAAGTTTCTGAGAATGGA is a window from the Chryseobacterium indologenes genome containing:
- a CDS encoding bifunctional metallophosphatase/5'-nucleotidase; its protein translation is MDRKSFLKAIGGGSLAMALAPNMMMAEELKILDLKSANKLTILHTNDQHSRIEPFDASYTKNPNQGGFARRASLIQQIRNQESNVLLLDSGDIFQGTPYFNFFGGELEFKLMSMMKYDASTMGNHDFDNGLDGFLKVLPNAKFPFICSNYDFKNTILDGKISPYKIFNKNGIKVGIFGVGIQLDGLVGKKQYGETVYSDPVDVAQHYSNFLKKDQKCDLVICLSHIGYDYKDEPNKISDKILAASTENIDIILGGHTHTFLPEPQSYTNRQGKNVLVNQVGWAGLLLGRIDFYFDTNKNVQHISWNNQAIDSSIA
- a CDS encoding GNAT family N-acetyltransferase gives rise to the protein MKLRQATAADIPLIQDLARRSWENAYADILSTEQMEFMLSEMYSETEILNHLQNSHYHYYLIQDENNDSYEGFIGYENHYEEKTTKLHRIYLVPESKGKGFGKKALQFLHEKVSENGNERIILNVNKNNSARSFYESQGYRVYGEGVFDIGNGFVMDDYMMEFLIHS
- a CDS encoding 5'-nucleotidase C-terminal domain-containing protein yields the protein MKNKFLLIGIALATFTACKTASTLQLADVKTQKNISINNELKNDEELAKFIEPYKQKLDKEMNQKISHTNVDLTKQGDNSNLGNLLADYTFEGGNEWIKTHLKQNVDAALINIGGIRTTIGKGDILLKNVFEVMPFENEVVIVKMKGADLQGLFEYYAKTQVNNPVSHLYIETNNGQVIKSLINGKTVDPAKDYYIATSDYLALGGDNMKFFAKGESISTGIKMRDLFIDYFKKTPEVVVNSDVRLNFIGKK
- a CDS encoding T9SS type A sorting domain-containing protein: MKKLSIISLGILASLQFTKAQVISSKKWADLFSYNKVLAMKEDNGKIIAATENGIFYYTISTGEITKLSKANGLHNIGITAFDYNPQTKTGLIGYENGSMDVITPQEIKYIVDIPIAAGYNGNKKINHISITGNQAVISVGYGVSIFNLQNKEFGDSAFFLTGGVYQASNEATIFGNKVYSVTDTGLKSHQMNTTFPVYSTWTTEAPGAFKHIDSESELVYSSATAAYFYNNGTPTQLPTSFENIRDLVITSNNIIVTDNRVYTYGINGVSQNAVSLGEECNTAITAGGKIFGGTVLSGIKDESNNTFKPSGPYFNFAYNINLFDNNQLLVSSGARANNYNHPFIQPQEPGFYYFNGTDWIYPSFFNKSNPNRPIFINVLDAIISPYNSNEVLFTNYTMLDNGVYKMKYNATSKDFELVKYYNLGAQPYLRRPVGFATDTQNNLFVSFGFNDGNPSIGIYDKASDDFLIKKIVLASDGIQKTVYHENMLWTPLPRSNNFWVYDYKNATNLSDDSDYILGSANGFNSSGGILSVAFDKSGDAWIGTDGGLRIMSNATSEIKTPQPEVEPIVIEQNGLGEELFRESAILQIAVDEGNYKWVSIDGGGVYYLSADGQKTIKHFTKENSPLPTNSVTDIKVDKKTGKVYFVTYNGIVTYQGDVADVTSNFGDVVVYPNPVVYSNFKGKVTLKGLAEKTNIRIVDAAGNVVHSAIARGGYYEWDLNNQKGVRVASGMYFVLMTNEDGSDKATAKIGVVN
- the dapA gene encoding 4-hydroxy-tetrahydrodipicolinate synthase, whose protein sequence is MSILKGVGVALVTPFNEDLSVDFDSLTKLVEYNIENGTNYLVVLGTTAEAATLSAEEKKQVIEHIIKVNNKRLPLVLGIGGNDTLDVKKQIEEADLSAFEAVLSVSPYYNKPNQEGLYQHYKMLASTGKNIIIYNVPSRTGQNVEADTTLRLAKEFPNLFLIKEASPNILQYFDILRKKPEGFSLVSGDDEYTLPVTLAGGDGVISVIGQAYPKEFSTMVQLAFEGKVKEAYAIHNKLVDITRLIFAEGNPCGIKVILAEKGIIKNFLRLPLVAASEGLHAKIKAEMANI